In the genome of Pseudanabaena mucicola str. Chao 1806, the window TATCTGATGGCACATTACGATATTCAGGCAAGCGTTTCCATCGTCCCTGCGTTAATTCCTGTAACGCAACTTTGTAATTACCCAATGCAGGAATAGCAAGTAACGCTTCTGCAAATTTCTGCATGTGAGGGTCAAGCCATTTACGAATAAAAGCTAAATCTTGGGTATTGATATATAGTGAAGCCATTAAAGCTTCAAGGGCATCAGCAAGTAGTGATCGCAAAGCCTGCGAATCATTACGAGCAGCATTAGAAACGACAACATATCTTTGTAATTCGTAGCTACTAGCAATTTCTGCTAAAGTCTTGTCACTGACTAAATGCGATCGTAAAGCTGCCAAATCTCCTACTGAGCGATCGCTATAACGTTCTTGCAAAAATAAACTCACCGATAGGCGCAAAACACTATCACCAACAAACTCTAATTGATCGTTGTTATAACTAGTCGAAAAGCTAGGATGTACTAAAGCGCGATCAATTAATAACCAGTCAAAACCATAAGGTTTGACCTGTTCTAATTTTGCTTGCTCTAATCCCATTTGTGCTAATAATCGAACTAATTCTCTTTGGCGGCGTGGATCAATGGTGGATGACATGAGCTTTGCAGATACAATTACAGCAACTTTATCAACATGATCGTAGTTCATCGTAACCATGACTAAAAGGTTTTTCTCACTACTTTGTATGGCTTTACTCGCTACCGTAACCATGATTTGGATCGTAGCTTGTCAACCTAGCACCCCACCAACTACAAATAGTAACAGTCCAACTACAAACTCCACAGCTACAACTACCACAGGTTCAGGAGGTGGAGGCGTAAAAGATAATCTTCGTTTAGGAGCATTATTACCTGCTACAGGTGATCTCTCATCGATTGGTGCACCGATGATCAAATCCATCGATTTCCTTGTTGACACAGTGAATAAATGCGGTGGTGTTCTTGGTAAGCCGATCACTTATTTTAAAGAAGATGATCGCACTGATCCCCCCGCAGGTGCAGAGGCAACCACCAAATTAGTGAAGGTTGATAATGTTGGTGGTATCGTTGGCGCGTTTGCCAGCAGTGTATCGACCGCAGCCTTGGCGATCGCTGTCCCCAATAAAGTCGTAATGGTTTCTCCTGGCAGCACCAGCCCTGTATTTACCGAACGCGCCAAGAAAGGCGAATTTAATAGTTATTGGTATCGCACTGCCCCACCCGACACCTACCAAGCGGTCGCCCTTGCCAATCTTGCTTACAAAAAAGGTGCACGCAAAGTTGCTACTCTCGTAATCAACAATGACTATGGCGTGGGTTTTGAGAAGTCCTTCGTGGCAGCATTTGAAAAGATCGGCGGCACAATTGTGAATAAAAACAAGCCCACTCGCTACGATCCCAAAGCAACTACCTTTGAGGCGGAAGCGAAGTCAGCCTTTGGTAGCAAACCAGATGCAGTTGCAGCAATTCTCTATCCCGATTCTGGTGGTGCAGTAATTAAGGCAGCTTTTGAGCAAGGTTTAACAAAAGATGTCAAAATCTTGTTGACAGATGGTGTAAAAACTGAAGACTTTCCTAAACTGATCGGCAATACTCCTGAAGGTAAACTCATCCTCGCAGGTGCACTTGGTACTGTACCTGGAGCTGACGGCAAGTCCCTTGACAACTTTACTAAAGCCTTCAAGGAAAAGACTGGTCAAGAACTCGGCGCATTTGTTCCCCATTCCTATGATGCGGCGGCTTTAATTGCGATCGCGGCTGAGGCGGCTAAGGATGGCACTGGTGAAGGTATTAAGAGTAAAATCCGTGAAGTGGCTAATGCTCCTGGTCAGGAAGTTAGTGATGTTTGCGAAGCCATCAAGCTAGTCAAAGATGGCAAAGACATTGACTATCAAGGTGCAAGTGGCAATGTCGATCTCGATGAATATGGCGATGTCAAAGGTAGTTATGACGTATGGGAAGTGCAACCCGACGGCAAAATTAAAGTAATTGATCGCGTTTCCCCATAATTAATTGTTTAACCCACTTTAAGTGGGTTAAACAATTAATTAATTAAAATCTGCTACTCTTTGTTGTAAAAATTTAGGCATACCTCATATAGAGACTCAACGTCTATGGCGATCGAACTCAAAGCTGCTCCTCCGCAAGAAGTTTCCATCTACATGCCCTATTACCGAGAGCCCAATAAGCGCCAAGCTCTCCCCTATGCGATTTCTTTATATAGACAGGGTGAAATTACAGGCGAACGTCATGTTGAGGGTAGCACTGCAATTTCTTTTATGGCTGTGTGGCGAGTGGCAAACCTACCCGCAGATATCACAATATGTCGAGTTACCTTTGAAGGTGATGCTGACATGAGCTATGAAATAATCTTAGAAAATACAGAATTTGTTGGCTATTTAATTGATGTTGTTTCTAGTATTAGTGATAAAGGCTATGTTGATTTTCCCCAAATCTTCTATAGCAAGCTGTTTCGGATTAAATTATCTGGAGCTGAAGGCTAATTTATGGAGCAATTAAATTTTGCCAATAAATTTTGCCAATTTTAAAATAAATGGCAGATCAAAAATTATCAATTAATGTATAATCCTAAGCTCAAATATTGCCAAAAAAAACAAATTCAGCTACAGTCCTGATGCAGCTTTTCCAAAGGCAAAATAACAGTCAATTTTAAGGGGACTACATTGTGACATATGCCGCCCAACGCCTTGAGCAACCTGAGCGCCAGCCTGAAACTGTCGCTAAAAAAGTCGATCCAATGATTGTCAGAGCCGCTAAACAAATTTATCGCTATTATGCTGATTCCTATGCTGCCCAACTGCCGCGACCTATGGGAATTGCTATTAACCGCATAGATATGAGTGGCAAACTCATTTATTCACAATTAATTTTGCTACCACAGGAAAGTTTTGTGCCGATGGAGTTAATTGAGCTATCTGATTATCATTAAAAATTACTTAAAGATTACTTAAATTCGTCCAATTATATTTAATTGGTAGAAAATTAATTTATAAGGTTTTGACTATAAGTTTTGTATTGTGAGCAATTGCACTACTAGGCGATTAAAAGAAAATTAATCCTATGGCTTAGTCTGTGCAACTGGCTTAAGATTTAGCTTTCTTCATATATCGGTTATTAATTATGACATATGCCAATTCTTCCGTAACGGTTACAGCAAATGCGAGTACCTCTGTGCGTTTTCAGAGCAAACTTAAGGATTCAAAAAACTTTGGCGATGCTTTGATGGAAGTGTTCTCAGATTTGGTGAAATTAGAAATTGTAACTTGGGTTGCCCATGAAGGAGATACAACCCATACCCCTGGTAATCGTTTAAAAACAGCAATTAATTTGATTGATGGTGACATTGAGAATGAAATTGGTGCAGATTTTTTGCAGGGTTCTCCCTATGCTGAGCTACGTGAATTTCATGAAACCCAAGTCGAGAAAGGCGCGGAGACGATCGCCAATAACCTCAAGACTTTAGTAGAGATTGGTCATCAGGTGACAGAGCTATTGACAAGTGAACATGAGTCTGAGCCTGAGACCAGTTTGAGTAGCGATCGCTTACCTAGCTACGTCTAGTTTGGCGCTTAGGAGCGCTTAGGAATCTGTATGCAAGTTGATAGGGCGATAAGCAATTCCAAAAATGATGAAGATGCTGTAAATCAGATCAAGTCTAGGCGAGACAAATCTGCGAATAGTTCTGCATCGAATTTAGCAGTCAATCAAGACAATAAAGCTGCATCATCCAAAGACGGTAAGGGACAAAGTACATCCCTTAACAACTTTCGTGAAACTCTTAAGGATGTTTTAGAGGAGATTACTTCCTTAGAAGTCAATACAATAATCGTTGGTAAGATCCCAATGACTAAGTTTGATGCGAAAGATTTTTATCGAGAACTAAATCACAATATCAAGTACAAAACTGAAGCAGGGCTACAGGATGTTAAAGAGTCTCTGCTTGAGCGAAGTTCCCAACTAAAGCAAAAGGGTTTTGCCTTACCACAGCAAACATCAACTCCTTTGCTGCCTAAGGAAACAGCCATGATTGATAAGTACCGAGCTGAATTAACTCGCTATAATGATGATTTAGAGATTTACAGGGAAGCTGAACGGATTTTTCAAGATCACCAGAATACTCTCGATCCCGCCGAAAAAGAAAAATTTGACTTAGAGCAAAGTTGTTTCTCTAATTTAGCTAGACAGTTGATGAAGTTAAATATTAAAACAGATGCTAATGGTGAAGTAATTGTTGATGCGCCAATGATTCGCTATTTCAGAAAATTGTGGGAATTTGAACAATCGGTGTTAAATGGTGATCGCATTTATGCTCAGACAAAGTTTCATCTTGACGGAGATTTAACTAATCGCTTTGTTGAAGACTTATTCACACCCAGCAAGGGCAGGTTCGATCCCAAAATGACGCAGCTTATTTTTGATTTACATCGCCAAGGTGTAGAAAATGCTCAAAAACAATGGTCAGGGTTGATTGAGACCTGTGTAAATCTCGTAAAGAGTTTGATGCCATTTCGGGCTAAATAGGATTGAGTGAACAAGATACGCTCAATCGAAGAAAATCCTATCGATAATGTGGAGTTACGGTGGCTGCGCCTGAGTGGTTGGCTATTGTCCAAGAAGAGATTATTGTGCGTCTTAACCCCGAAGTTTTATCTCAAATTGAGGAGGGGGCTTTAGGGTTTAGTGATCGCCATAATCGAGATAGGTATATTATCTATAAACTCAATAATCAGGAATTATTGCAAGTCTTAGCTTCTAGTGTGGGCATGACACCTTCAAGTCAAGGGGCAATTACCATTTGGACTTATTACAATGATTTACCTCACAAGCCTAGGAATGAAGGTCAGGAGCAATTAGATCAAGTATTAGATGCAAAGCCATCGCCAATATTAAGGACATTAATGAATGTCGATGGTGATTTCAGTCAAAAGGTTTGTCAAGATATTTTGCAGCACCCTCTCAGCGATCGCATTTTACAAGCCCACAGTTTTATCGTTGGACAAATTTCTCGCCAATTAATTACGGCGATCGAGAATTACGTCGAAGCAAAATTACGCCCCTTTGCGATCGCGATGATCTCAATGACGGCAGTATTTGCATGGTGTGAACCCATACGTCAACATTTACATTTGCCAGATGTTCTGAGTGATTGTTGGAGCATGATCATCGCGGCTCCGCTTGCAGTTTTAATCATTTGGTGGCTGATTTCTAAGTTGCCATTTCAATTACCTGATTTGCCTAAGTCGGTGCTAGATATCAGTAACCGACTAGTGATGATTTTAGATAGTCGTGCTCTCCAAATTGTGGCGCTCATAGTTGTTAACACTTTATTTTCTAGTTGGCTAGCAGTGAAGTTCATCTTGCCGCACAATGCCATACTCAATAGCATCATTCAGAGCATCCAAAATTTTGCAGAGCCATATTTACCCTTTGCAATCATCAGTTTACGCAAATTAATTGTGAGCGTCCTTGGCAAAATTTTCTTCCGTTATTCTTTTTTCATAAAATTGGTTTTTGGGCGTTTTCTCAAATAAATACCATTTGTTGCCATGACTTCGGTATGGTAACAAACCTAAGTAACTTGCTTGCGTGAAAGCGCTATATCAAAATCATATTAAATAATGATGTAATAGAGACAGATGTAAATCTCTATTACATCACCCTAAATCGATAAAACAAGTTGAGATTTGGCGATCGCAAGCTGCGGCAACTCTTGCCTTTCTGGTTCCCAAAATTACTGGTAATGCTCCAACGGCGAATGATGGACTAGTCGATGATTTGGTGAGAGCGCTGAATAATTTACCAGCTCGTCCCGAAGCACGACAGCCCTATGCAGGGATTTTTCCTGCGGCAGATCTTTTGACTTGGCGCAATCGAGCCGCAGTGACTCTGCAAACTTTAGTGCCAAAAATTCAGAATGTTGAAGGTAGCATCTATGATGGCGCGATCGATGACTTAATTCGGTTTATTCGTCAATTACCACCACGTCCTACAGGTCGTGCCCCCTACTTAGGACTATTCGCACCCGCCGACCTTGCCACATGGCGCAAGCAAGCATCCCAAACATTAGTTGCCGCGATCGCCAAGATTACCGATCCCAAGTACATTGATGCTGATAATAAAATTGATGACTTAGTGCGAGCTATGAGTGGATTGCCACTGCGACCAGTTCTTCGCAAACCCTATGAAGGTCTTTATCCTGCGCCGAATCTAGTGGCATCTCGTCAACTAGTTGCCAAGCGTTTACAACAATTAATTGATGTTCTCAAAGATGATTTCAATCCCAAAGATGTCCTAGTCGATAGTACGATTCGAGCTTTAAATAATTTGCCCCCACGCCCGACTGATCAAGAACCCTACGCAGGTTTATATCCTAAAGCCGAAGTTAATAGTCCTGTAATTACCCTAGATCAATTAACCGCGATCGCTCCCTATTCCGATCCCACGCGTCTGACTCAATTGCTACCAAATCTAAATACAACCATGCAGCGCTATGGCATCACCACTCCATTACGCAAGGCACATTTCATTGCCCAGATCGCCCATGAAAGTGATGCCTTTAACACTAACGAAGAATATGCCTCTGGTGCAGACTATGAAGGACGCAGAGATCTTGGAAATACCAAAGCAGGTGATGGTGTGAGATTTAAAGGTCGTGGCTTAATTCATGTGACGGGGCGTTCTAACTATGCTGCCTGTGGTCAAGCGCTTGGTGTGGACTTGATCAATAATCCTCAACGTTTAGCCAATTTTGACCTCGCTTGTTTTAGTGCGGGGTGGTATTGGGATACGCGATCGCTCAATGACTATGCCGACAATGATGATGTCATCCAAATTACACGCATTATCAATGGTGGGCTTAATGGTTTAGGCGATCGCCAAGCCTATCTTGCCAGAGCCAAGCAAGTATTCAGGATTTAGAGTGGATGTAGAATGGATTGAATATTTACAGGTTTTGGCGAGGGCAAATCTATGACTCTGCAACCTTTAACCCCTGAAGCGGCGATTCCCGATGGGATGAGTACCGCCGCGTCAAATACACTTCCAGAAATCGACTATCCCGACAGTGATGGCAATCCCATGTCTGACAACACCGAACAATATCGCTGGATCGTAATTATTAAAGAAAATCTAGAGATCATGTTTGCCGATGATCCAAATGTGTTTATTGCAGGGGATTTGTTGTGGTATCCCGTAAGGTATACACAAAAAAGGTTTGCCCCAGATGTAATGGTGGCGATTGGTAGACCCAAGGGGCGGCGAGGCTCCTATAAGCAATGGTTAGAAGATAATATTGCTCCCCAAGTCGTATTTGAGATTTTATCGCCTAGCAATAAAGATCGCCGAGGGATGGATTCTCTTGAAGAAAAATTTGATTTTTATGAAACCTATGGCGTTAAAGAATATTACATTTACGATCCAGACGATCTGCTCTTAGAAGGTTGGCAAAGGGTGGGCGATCGCCTAGTCAAAATACCATCGATGATGGATTGGGTCAGCCCACTTTTGGGAATTAGATTTGATTGGGCAACAGGGCAAGAATTAGTGTTATCTCGCCCCGATGGTCAGAGATTTCTATCTTCTATAGAGCTAGATCACCGTTTACAGCAATCAAAAATTCAGGTTTGGCAAGAGCAACAACGCGCTGAGCAAGAACGCAAACGCGCCGAAATTCAGCGTCAACGCGCCGAACAAGAAAGCCAACGTGCTGAACAAGAAAGCCAACGTGCCGAACAAGAAAGCCAACGTGCTGAACAAGAAAGCCAACGTGCTAATCGCCTTGCTGCTCGTTTACGAGAATTAGGTATAGATCCAGACGATGTTTAAGCTTAATGGCAATCTGGGACTCTGTGGGGCGCATCGCACTGGTAAAACCACATTAGCGATCGCCCTAGCCGATCGCCTTAATATGCCCTTTGTGCGTACTACTACTAGTCAAGTTTTTGCTCAACTAGGTTTAGATCCTGCGGAGCCAATGGATTTTCAAACAAGGCTATTTGTACAAAATCATGTTCTAGATGCTGCTCAACAAGTCTGGCAAAATTCTGCAACACCTTTTATTAGCGATCGCACCCCCATCGATATGATCGCCTATACCCTCGGTGATATCCAAGGCAAAACCGAGGTGGACTTTGACTTGCTCAATCAATATATAGATCGTTGTTTTTCTAGTACTAATCAATTTTTTCAAAATCTAGCAATCATTCAACCTGGAATCCCCCTCATCTACGAGGAAGGCAAAGCTGCGCTAAACGCCGCCTATATCGAGCATATTAATATCTTAGTAATCGGACTCTGTAGCGATCGCCGTCTCGTCGCTAATGTATTTTGTAACGCCAGAGAAGCGATCGACCTCGAAATAAGAGTACTTAATATTTGGGAGCGCTGGAAATTACTAAAAATTGGGTAACTTGATCCTTAGAACAAGGGGGCAAAGTTTGCCGTAGGTAATGGAAAGTGTTATTCAATTCATAAAAGTAAGAGCCTTGCTAAGCAAGGCTCTTACTTTTGGACGTTGAGAGAGGGTTTGCGTAGCAAAACCTCTCTCAACGTCCGTTTTAAATTATCCCGAACTCGCGTTAAAAAACTTTGCAAAAAAATTTTTTCTCTGAGTGATAGCTTTTTATTTTTTTGAGGGTAAGTTAATTGCACAATCAAAAAGTTAACCTTACTGACTTACGGAACTGAAAAAGTATGAAATCTGAATTCAAGACCAAGCTCATTCAACACATCCTCAACAAAAAAGATTCTGAAAAAGGCTTCACTCTGATTGAACTTCTCGTTGTTATCATCATCATCGGTATTCTTGCAGCGATCGCCCTTCCTTCCTTCCTCAACCAAGCAGCTAAAGCTCGTCAATCAGAAGCTAAGACCTATGTTGGGTCTGCAAACCGTACTCAGCAAGCTTACTACCTAGAAAAGCAGCAGTTTGCTACAGACCTTCCTAGCTTAGCTCTAGGTATTCCTGCAACTACTGAGAACTACGATTATGCAACTACTGGTTCTACCAAAGGTGCAACTGGTACCACTGCCAACTCTCTTAGCCGTGCTATACCTAGAGCTACCAACTTGAAAGCCTATGCTGGTGCTGTTAATATAGCTACTCCAGCAGGTAGCAACGAAGCTACAACATTGTCAGCTGTCGCTGAAGGCACTCTAGCTCCAATTAATGGCGGTAATGCTGGTACTAACACTGGAGTAACGCAATATTTTAATCTTTCAACTAACGCTGCTCCAACAGTTGTTAGTGGTAACACTGGTTTCGTTGCTGTTAACTAGTCAATTTGGACTTGTTTCTTAGAATGTTTAGTAATTTGTTCTCTTTCAATAGACTTTTACTAATTGCATACAATATTAAATAGCAAGCAGAGGGTAGGTCATGAACCTGCCCTCTTTACCATTTGTAGTAAGGGACTTGCGATTAATTAAATTACCTATGGCTTCGACTGCGCTCAGCCAACGTTGACTGAGCGCAGTTGAAGCCATACAAAGGTTAAATAACTAACTGATGTTACGTGGAAGTTTCTAAGACCCTCACCCCCCTAGCCCCTCTCCCATTAAGGGAGAGGGGAACAAGAAATTAGTCTAGCTCCCCCTCTCCCTTGTTGGGAGAGGGGGCAGGGGGGTGAGGGTGATATTTGTTCCACGTAACATCAGTAACTAATATTTACAACTCATTTACTTAATTTTCATGATCGAGACTTCTTCTTCTTTAGACTTAATCAATCAATCTGAACTAACAAAGCAAGCTCACAATCATTATCTTGAAAGTCAATATGACTTAGCAGAGAAGCTATACCAAGATTCTCTCACCTCAGAAAATATAAGCAAAATAAGTTATTGGTATCTTGGGCTATCACAATTATTACAGGGTAAAGAAAGTGATGCTCAAATGACTTGGCTATTGGCTGTAGAAGATGAAGAAGTAGAACAAATTGATCAATATACAGAAGAACTGAGTCAAGTTTTGGATGCCGAAGCCAATAGATTTGCAGCGTTAGAATGCCATCAGGAGTCTCTAACTATTCGCAATAGTTTGCGAGAGATAAATCCCTACGATCTTGCAAATCTTGTTTCCATGATCTTAATCTCGATTAAACTTAAAACCTTTACTCCCGAAGAATTAATTAATATAGGTATTCTAGATTTACTTGACTCAGATGAGTTTACCCCTATCACATCAGAACTTCTTCTAGATCTGATACGAGAAGTACTCACTTTTAAAATACCTGAGCCAATCATTTTACAATTTGTGGAAAAAATCTGTCTTGCCCACATTCAGTATAAAGAAGAAATCATCGAATATTTGCTTAGGATTAGTGCTCATTTTGCAAATTATCCAAATGTTGCCGTAGACATTTTAGAAAATTGTTTATTACGCATCGATCCAAACAATGCAGAAGCAAAGCTCTACGCTATAGATTTTAACTATCAAGGTGACAATGAAAAAAGTATAGCAACTGCCAAAGAATTTTATGCTTTGATGCTCGAAAATAATGGGAAAGCTATTTATAAGGTTCTCGCTAATCAATGGCTAATTAAGGCTTTGATATACAATTGCAATCACTGGGAAGAAGCTGCTAAAGTGCATCAACAATGCGAACAACACTTTGCTGAACTTGTTAATGAAGGTTCTCAGAATTTATCTCTTAAAGAAGCTGCATATTATTTACAGGTCACAGGTTATTATTATCCTTATTTTAGTGATCATCCCAAAGAGGCTCATCGGATCAGGCAAGCAGTTAGGCAATTAGCCTATCAAAGAATCTATGCTGGTGAAAGAGAAAATATTGAGAATTACAAAAAGCGTCTGTCAATTAGGAAAAAAGTCTATATACCTAACCGCCCACTTAGGATTGGTTATATATCCTATTTTTTAAAGAGGCATTCTGTAGGATTCTTAGCAAGATGGTTAATTCAATATCATGATCGTGAGCGCTTTGAACTCTATGGATATTTGGGAAATTACCAAGAAAATGATGTTCTACAAGTATGGTTTGAGAAACAATTCCTGAAAACCTATCATGAAAAGTCCTACAACCCAGTAGATATCGCTAATCAAATTATTCAAGATAGTATTGATATTCTTATCGATTTAGACAGTTGCACACATGCCATGTCTTCTGGGGTTCTCGCTCTTAAGCCTGCGCCTATACAAGTAACTTGGCTAGGTTGGGATGCAGCAGGACAACCAACAGTTGACTATTTTATTGCTGATCCCTATGTCTTACCCGAATCAGCGCAAGACTACTATACTGAGAAAATCTGGCGATTGCCATATACCTATCTAGCTGTTGACGGGTTTGAGGTGTCAGCCCCAACTATCCGCCGAGACTTACTAAATATTCCTAAGGATGCAGTTGTCTATTACAGCTCACAAGCATCAATGAAACGGCATCCAGATACAATTCGCTTACAAATGCGGATTATTAAGCGAGTTGCCAATAGTTACTTATTACTTAAAGGATTTGGAGATAAAAGTTCTCTACAGGAATTTTTTTATCGTATCGCCGAACTAGAAGGTGTAAGTAAAGATCGATTAATATTCTTGCCCTATACCAATGGGGAAAGAGAACATCGTGCCAATATGGGCATAGCCGACATTGTTTTAGATACCTATCCCTACAATGGTGCAACACACACGATGGAAACTCTATGGATGGGTATTCCAATTGTAACAAGGGTTGGAGAGCAATTTGTAGCTCGCAATAGTTATACCATGATGATTAATGCGGGTATAACTGAAGGAATTGCTTGGACTGATGATGAATATGTAGATTGGGGAGTCAGACTAGGAACTGATACAGAACTTCGTCAGCAAGTTACATGGAAACTCCGACAAGGCCGCCAAACAGCACCTCTTTGGAATTCTAGACAGTTTACAAAGGATCTAGAAGAATCCTATGAGCAAATGTGGTTACATTATTTAGACTCAGACGATCAAACGGTAGATGTAGATCCAGAGCGAGATCGCGCTCTATTCATTGCAGAGTCAGAAATTCAAAATACTCAAGGCATTGTATTTGCTCAAAAAGATAAATTACCAGATGCAATTCTATCTTTCCAAAGAGCGATTTCATTAAATCCTGAACATGCTGATGCTTATTACAACTTAGGTATTGCTTTTAGTAATGTAGGAGATCTAGAGCAAGCAATAGTTAACTTTCAAACAACCATTGCTTTAAATCCTAATCATGCCAATGCTCTTTATAATTTAGGACTTACTTACAGTCGTCAAGGTAAATTAGCGGAAGCTATTGCTTACTTGTCCCAAGCTCTCACCTTGACACCTGAAGATATCGAGACACACCTTGCTTTGGGTAATGTTTTCTTTGAGCAAAATAAATTCTCTGAAGCACTTAAATGCTATCAGTCTGCACTAGAGATTGATCCTAATAGTTCATCAGCACTTTGCTCTATTGGCGCAACTTTAGATGAGCAAGGAAAGTACCAAGAAGCCATTACGACTTTACATGAAGCGATCGCGATCGATCCTGATAATGCTCAAGTTTATTGCAATCTCGGTCATGTCTTTAGCCAAACTAAGCAATTGCAAGAGGCTAGCGAATGCTATAGAAGAGCTTTACAAATAAAACCTGATTTTGGGGATGCCTTCTGGAATTTCAACAATGACGTTTTATCAAATTCAGAAAGTCCTTTACATCACAACTATAAATTGCGTCGAGAGATAGCTGATCAATTTGTTGAAGCCTGTCATAAAAATGATAAGGTGAGATCGTTAGTTAATTACATTATGAACTACACTCCATCAGGACTTGGTGATATTGCTAAAGTCAAGCTTTATGAGTTAGAAAATTATGTATTAGAACATAGAAATGTTTTAACAAAAATTGAGATTGAAGTTCTTTATAATAGTTTTCTATTTTTTATTTCAAGTATTAGAGATGATATTAGTCTTAATACAAATCTGTATAAATTTATTGGTAATTTGTATTCAGAAAAAATAATAGTCCAAACAAAGACTGATTATCAACCTGTTAACCAACAATCTCGCAATTATCAACCGAAGTTTTCCAGTCAGGAAAAATCTTCGCTCAAGATAGGATTTCTATCACCTCATTTTGCTAGACATCCAGTTGGCTGGTGTAGTTTGGACGTGATCCGCGAGTTATCTCATCTAACACCACATATTTATCTTTACAATACTGGCAAAATCGAACCTGATGATCGCACACAGATGTTTGAAAGGGTTGCTAAAAAGTATTACTGGTACGATAACCAAGATTTACATTTCCAGCCTAATAACACTTTTGCTTCGAGGTTTGAGAGAGTAGTAACCGATATTTTGCAGGATGAGCTAGATATCTTAATAGATTTAGACTCTGTAACGATTCCATTAAACACTCATATTTTATATCGTAAGCTTGCTCCAGTTTGTATTTCTTGGCTGGGATTTGACGCACCATTTGTCTCTTCTAATAACTATACTCTTTGCGATCATTACACACATCCTTCTACATCCGATCAATATTATTTAGAGAATCTTGTCAGACTGCCTGACTCACACATGGCGATCGCAGGATTTGAATATGT includes:
- a CDS encoding tetratricopeptide repeat protein, which translates into the protein MIETSSSLDLINQSELTKQAHNHYLESQYDLAEKLYQDSLTSENISKISYWYLGLSQLLQGKESDAQMTWLLAVEDEEVEQIDQYTEELSQVLDAEANRFAALECHQESLTIRNSLREINPYDLANLVSMILISIKLKTFTPEELINIGILDLLDSDEFTPITSELLLDLIREVLTFKIPEPIILQFVEKICLAHIQYKEEIIEYLLRISAHFANYPNVAVDILENCLLRIDPNNAEAKLYAIDFNYQGDNEKSIATAKEFYALMLENNGKAIYKVLANQWLIKALIYNCNHWEEAAKVHQQCEQHFAELVNEGSQNLSLKEAAYYLQVTGYYYPYFSDHPKEAHRIRQAVRQLAYQRIYAGERENIENYKKRLSIRKKVYIPNRPLRIGYISYFLKRHSVGFLARWLIQYHDRERFELYGYLGNYQENDVLQVWFEKQFLKTYHEKSYNPVDIANQIIQDSIDILIDLDSCTHAMSSGVLALKPAPIQVTWLGWDAAGQPTVDYFIADPYVLPESAQDYYTEKIWRLPYTYLAVDGFEVSAPTIRRDLLNIPKDAVVYYSSQASMKRHPDTIRLQMRIIKRVANSYLLLKGFGDKSSLQEFFYRIAELEGVSKDRLIFLPYTNGEREHRANMGIADIVLDTYPYNGATHTMETLWMGIPIVTRVGEQFVARNSYTMMINAGITEGIAWTDDEYVDWGVRLGTDTELRQQVTWKLRQGRQTAPLWNSRQFTKDLEESYEQMWLHYLDSDDQTVDVDPERDRALFIAESEIQNTQGIVFAQKDKLPDAILSFQRAISLNPEHADAYYNLGIAFSNVGDLEQAIVNFQTTIALNPNHANALYNLGLTYSRQGKLAEAIAYLSQALTLTPEDIETHLALGNVFFEQNKFSEALKCYQSALEIDPNSSSALCSIGATLDEQGKYQEAITTLHEAIAIDPDNAQVYCNLGHVFSQTKQLQEASECYRRALQIKPDFGDAFWNFNNDVLSNSESPLHHNYKLRREIADQFVEACHKNDKVRSLVNYIMNYTPSGLGDIAKVKLYELENYVLEHRNVLTKIEIEVLYNSFLFFISSIRDDISLNTNLYKFIGNLYSEKIIVQTKTDYQPVNQQSRNYQPKFSSQEKSSLKIGFLSPHFARHPVGWCSLDVIRELSHLTPHIYLYNTGKIEPDDRTQMFERVAKKYYWYDNQDLHFQPNNTFASRFERVVTDILQDELDILIDLDSVTIPLNTHILYRKLAPVCISWLGFDAPFVSSNNYTLCDHYTHPSTSDQYYLENLVRLPDSHMAIAGFEYVPINRDEQRSSLGILPEQIAYLFAAPGRKFNHDGAKACISILNQVPNSVLMHKGSGDHEVIRAIYHQECNDQGVDCDRVKFLPSYKTEEEHRSAYLLADIYLDSYPYNGGSHNLEALWLNLPVVTRVGHQSFSRMGYSFLQALNIYEGIAHSWEEYINCGVKYGLESNLRNSVKQKLIDSKKPDHLAPLWNPQILAQNMYNLLQNLMMNKS